TTAACCTCTTCAGAAATAATAAGACCCGGAGCCTGTGCTTCTTTTATTTTACCAAATTTTTCTTCATATTTTCTCACATTATCCTGGAGAGCATTAATTATTCTCTTCATATGTCCGGGACTCGTAATCACTCGAGCCACAACACTTCCCACGGGAGGAGAAACTAAAATGAAATCCATAATAAATTCCTCCATTGTATGTAGAACTATCATATGATTCGCATAAGCTCCACTCATTAATTCTTCCGGAAACCTCACTTTAACTTCTTGTTTTTTCTCTTCCATAAATTCCTCCTTTTTTATTCAAAATACCCTAATTCTCATATTAGTCAAGAATTATTCAAAATCTCTCCCACTTTAAAAAATAAATTGAATAATTTTTATTTTTAAGACTATATAATAAAATAAAGAATAAAGAAATTTTATTTACGTTCTTTTCAACTTTGTTATTTTTATTATAATTTAATTTATGGAAGACAAACTCTTATTAGAGAAATGTAAAAAGGGAGACATAGAAGCCTACGAAATGTTGGTTAAGAAGTATATGAAAAAAGCTTACAATGTAGCCTTATACTTCACAAAAAACCCAGCGGATGCTTGGGATATTTCTCAAGAAGGATTCATTAGCGCTTGGAAAGGGATAAAGAATTTTGACACAAAAAGCCCTTTTTCCCCGTGGCTATATACAATAATCAAAAATAAAGCATTGGCGAAGTTAAAAAAAGAAAAAAGAGAAGTAATAGAGGAAGAGCTACCTCTTAAAATTGCCTCTCCTGAAGAAAATTTAGAGAAAAAAGAAGAAATAATGAAGTTAAAAGAAGCTCTTTTAAAACTTGATGAAGAAAAAAGGCAAATTATTTATCTAAGACATTATGCTGAGATGAGCTATAAAGAAATCTCCATTGTCTTAAATCTACCTATAGGAACAGTGATGTCTCGACTTTATTACGCAAGAAAGGCTTTACTTGAGGAGTTTAAAAAAATTGAATAGGCTTGAAAAACTTAAAAATAAATATTTTGATGGGACTTTATCCGAAGAAGAAATGAAACAACTAAAAGAGTTATCTTCCAAAAATAAAAAATTAAAAGAGGAACTGAAAGAAATAGACAAATTAAAGGAGGTGATGAAAATGCTAAGACCAATTAACCCCGAAAAAGAGTGGGAAGAGTATTGGAGTTCTCTCTACAATAGATTGGAGAGACGAATAGGATGGATTGTATTCTCTATAGGAGCAATCCTAACCCTAACTTTTCTTGGGGTTCAGTTTTTAAAGGAGGTAATCAAAGATCCTAAGATTGCTCTTTATGCAAAGGTTGGATTTATATCACTACTGTTGGGATTTGTAATCCTTTTAGTGTCAGTTGTAAGAGAAAGATTAACTCTAATAAAAACAGACAGATATTCTAAGGAGGTGAAAAAATGATCTTATCAACTATTGATTTTATTCCAGGAAAAGAAATAAAAGAAATTCTCGGGCTTGTTAAGGGAAACACAATTCGAGCTAGGCATATAGGGAAAGACATTATGGCAACTCTTAAAAATATTGTAGGGGGAGAAATTACTGATTATACAAAGTTACTAGCAGAATCCAGAGAACAAGCCTTGGATAGAATGATAGAAAATGCAAAAGAACTTGGAGCGGATGCTGTAATAGGAGTTCGTTTTGCAACCTCTTTCGTTATGGGAGGAGCTGCCGAACTTCTCGCATATGGAACTGCAGTCAAATTAAGTAAATAGAGAAAAATCTTTCTACCAACAAGGGAAACTTTTCCCTTTCTCAAAAATTTCTACTCCATCTCCCTTTCCGACAATCACAATATCAACCACATCTAAAAAAAGGCCGTTTTCTACTACCCCTGGAATCATATTTAGTTCAACTTCCATCTCATACGGGTCTTTAATTTCTCCTAAATTTAAATCTATTATAAAGTTTCCACTATCCGTAATAAACTCTTTCCCATTACTCATCCTAAGCTTAGGATTAAACCCGAGTTTTTCAAATTTTTTCAAGACACTGCTTTTACCAAAAGGAACCACTTCTACAGGAAGAGGAAATTTACCTAATTTTTTTACCAACTTAGAAGAATCAACAACCCATAGATTCTTCTTAGAAATCTTTGCCACTATTTTCTCGAATAATAATGCCCCACCCCCTCCTTTAATTCCATTAAAATTCAGATCAACCTCATCGGCTCCATCAATGGTTAAATCAATCTCTTCTACCTCATCGATAGAAACAAGAGGGATACCTAAAGATTTAGCTAGTTCAGTCGTCGCACGAGATGTAGAAACAGCTTTTATTTTCAACCCTTCCTTTATCATTTCTCCAATCTTTCTTATTGCATAAAAAAAAGTAGAACCTGTTCCAAGACCTAAGAGCATTCCATCTTTAATAAAATCAGAAACTTTTGAACCAGCTAATTCCTTCTCTTTCTCTCTCATAGAAAACTCCTCCTTTTGACTTAAACAAATATAAAAGGAAACCTTTTTATGTCAAGAAATGACCTCCTATAACCTAGATAGAGTATACTTTGAGATTATAAATATTAAAGTTCAATTCCATATCAAAAGAGATAGTTCCATTTCTCTTTTCGAATAAATTAAGTAAAGGAGTTTTAAGATTACTTCCTTTCCCCTAAGGTCTTATCTTCCTTCTCTAACTCCATATATTATGAACACCTTCTAACATTCCTTTTTATTTTTATTGCCTTACAGTATCTTAATTACCCCTACACCTTACCTCATTAATTATTATTTAATTCTGAATGATTTTTCGTTGGAGAAACACCAGCAATCTCCGAAGTATCATCTATTTATGCAGTTTAAATTAAATAATAATTTATTTTACTAAATTTTATGTTTATGCTAAGAAGGGTTGTTTATTAA
This window of the candidate division WOR-3 bacterium genome carries:
- a CDS encoding YbjQ family protein; its protein translation is MILSTIDFIPGKEIKEILGLVKGNTIRARHIGKDIMATLKNIVGGEITDYTKLLAESREQALDRMIENAKELGADAVIGVRFATSFVMGGAAELLAYGTAVKLSK
- the rpiA gene encoding ribose-5-phosphate isomerase RpiA, producing the protein MREKEKELAGSKVSDFIKDGMLLGLGTGSTFFYAIRKIGEMIKEGLKIKAVSTSRATTELAKSLGIPLVSIDEVEEIDLTIDGADEVDLNFNGIKGGGGALLFEKIVAKISKKNLWVVDSSKLVKKLGKFPLPVEVVPFGKSSVLKKFEKLGFNPKLRMSNGKEFITDSGNFIIDLNLGEIKDPYEMEVELNMIPGVVENGLFLDVVDIVIVGKGDGVEIFEKGKSFPCW
- a CDS encoding sigma-70 family RNA polymerase sigma factor; protein product: MEDKLLLEKCKKGDIEAYEMLVKKYMKKAYNVALYFTKNPADAWDISQEGFISAWKGIKNFDTKSPFSPWLYTIIKNKALAKLKKEKREVIEEELPLKIASPEENLEKKEEIMKLKEALLKLDEEKRQIIYLRHYAEMSYKEISIVLNLPIGTVMSRLYYARKALLEEFKKIE
- a CDS encoding DUF3467 domain-containing protein: MEEKKQEVKVRFPEELMSGAYANHMIVLHTMEEFIMDFILVSPPVGSVVARVITSPGHMKRIINALQDNVRKYEEKFGKIKEAQAPGLIISEEVKPA